The following coding sequences lie in one Cronobacter universalis NCTC 9529 genomic window:
- the cpxR gene encoding envelope stress response regulator transcription factor CpxR has product MNKILLVDDDRELTSLLKELLDMEGFNVLVAHDGEQALDLLDDSIDLLLLDVMMPKKNGIDTLKELRQTHQTPVIMLTARGSELDRVLGLELGADDYLPKPFNDRELVARIRAILRRSHWSEQQQNSDSGSPTLEVDALSLNPGRQEASFDGQTLELTGTEFTLLYLLAQHLGQVVSREHLSQEVLGKRLTPFDRAIDMHISNLRRKLPERKDGHPWFKTLRGRGYLMVSAS; this is encoded by the coding sequence ATGAATAAAATCCTGTTAGTTGATGATGACCGCGAGCTGACGTCCCTGTTAAAGGAATTGCTCGACATGGAAGGGTTTAATGTCCTCGTTGCCCATGATGGCGAACAGGCGCTTGACCTCCTGGATGACAGCATCGACCTGCTTTTGCTCGACGTGATGATGCCGAAGAAAAACGGCATTGATACTTTGAAAGAGCTTCGCCAGACACACCAGACACCCGTTATTATGTTGACCGCGCGCGGCAGCGAGCTGGATCGCGTGCTCGGCCTTGAGCTGGGCGCCGATGACTACCTGCCGAAACCGTTTAACGACCGCGAACTCGTGGCCCGTATTCGCGCGATTTTGCGCCGTTCGCACTGGAGCGAACAGCAGCAGAACAGCGACAGCGGTTCGCCGACGCTGGAAGTGGACGCGCTGAGCTTGAATCCTGGCCGCCAGGAAGCGAGCTTCGATGGCCAGACGCTGGAGCTCACCGGTACCGAATTCACGCTGCTTTACCTGCTGGCGCAGCACCTGGGCCAGGTGGTATCGCGCGAACATTTAAGCCAGGAAGTGCTCGGCAAACGTCTGACGCCGTTCGATCGCGCGATCGATATGCACATTTCCAACCTGCGCCGTAAATTGCCGGAGCGTAAAGACGGCCATCCGTGGTTTAAAACCCTGCGCGGACGCGGCTATCTGATGGTTTCCGCTTCATGA
- the uraH gene encoding hydroxyisourate hydrolase produces the protein MMNRFQTLAAAALFALPGLALAAPANLLSVHVLNEQTGKPAPGVVVKLEKKQGNAWQPLNEATTDKDGRIKALWPDAPAAAGDYRVIFETGDYFAAHKQSSFFPEVPVVFHIDNTDEHYHVPLLLSQYGYSTYRGS, from the coding sequence ATGATGAACCGTTTTCAAACGCTTGCCGCCGCTGCCCTTTTCGCCCTGCCGGGCCTCGCGCTTGCCGCGCCGGCGAATTTACTGAGCGTGCATGTGCTGAATGAACAGACCGGCAAACCCGCGCCGGGCGTGGTGGTAAAACTGGAGAAAAAACAGGGGAATGCCTGGCAGCCGCTGAACGAAGCGACGACCGATAAAGATGGCCGCATTAAGGCGCTCTGGCCAGACGCGCCTGCCGCCGCGGGCGACTACCGCGTGATTTTTGAAACCGGCGACTACTTTGCCGCGCACAAGCAGTCCAGCTTCTTCCCGGAAGTGCCGGTGGTGTTCCATATCGATAACACCGACGAGCACTACCATGTGCCGCTGCTGCTGAGCCAGTACGGCTACTCCACCTATCGCGGCAGCTGA
- the hprR gene encoding response regulator transcription factor HprR: protein MKLLLIEDNDKTRAWLEKGLREAGLVVDAVADGRDGLHLALEHDYALIILDIMLPGLDGWQVLRALRTAKATPVLCLTARDAVSDRVKGLELGADDYLVKPFSFAELLARVRAQLRRHAPAAATLQVADLTLDTARHAASRGGERIALTRQEFTLLWLLASRVGEILPRTLIASEVWGINFDSETNVVDVAIRRLRKKIDDPFPLKLIETVRGMGYRLSTPEQNDA, encoded by the coding sequence ATGAAACTGCTGCTGATTGAAGACAACGATAAAACCCGCGCGTGGCTCGAAAAAGGGCTGCGGGAGGCGGGGCTGGTGGTGGACGCCGTCGCCGACGGGCGCGATGGCCTGCATCTGGCGCTGGAGCACGACTACGCGCTGATCATCCTCGACATCATGCTGCCGGGCCTCGACGGCTGGCAGGTGTTGCGCGCGCTGCGCACCGCCAAAGCCACGCCGGTGCTCTGCCTGACGGCCAGAGATGCGGTGAGCGATCGCGTGAAAGGGCTGGAGCTGGGGGCCGATGACTATCTGGTGAAGCCCTTTTCTTTCGCCGAACTGCTGGCGCGCGTGCGGGCGCAACTGCGCCGCCATGCGCCTGCCGCCGCGACGCTGCAGGTGGCGGATCTGACGCTTGATACCGCGCGTCACGCCGCCAGCCGCGGCGGCGAGCGGATCGCGCTGACCCGTCAGGAATTTACGCTGCTGTGGTTGCTGGCAAGCCGCGTCGGGGAGATTTTGCCGCGCACGCTGATCGCCAGCGAAGTCTGGGGGATTAACTTTGACAGCGAAACCAATGTGGTGGATGTCGCCATTCGTCGCCTGCGCAAGAAAATCGACGATCCGTTCCCGCTTAAGCTGATTGAAACCGTGCGCGGCATGGGTTACCGCCTCAGCACGCCGGAGCAGAACGATGCGTAG
- a CDS encoding SLC13 family permease, producing the protein MSVWLAHPLLLPSLIILLTIVLWATSLLPEFITVLLFFAVAMIARIAPPEVLFGGFASSAFWLVFSGFVLGVAIRKTGLADRAARALSARLTDSWWQMVASVVLLSYALAFVMPSNMGRIALLMPVVAAMAKRAGIEENTRGWYGLALAVGFGTFQLSATILPANVPNLVMSGAAEGSFGIHLNYLPYLLLHTPVLGLLKGAVLIALICWFFPGKPQPPRELPAATPMSRAEKRLGWLLLVVLALWVTESWHGIGPAWTGLAAAVITLLPRVGFITGDEFASGVNMRTCIYVAGILGLATTVTHTGIGNAVGAALMQIMPLDPARPFTSFAALTGITTALNFIMTANGVPALYTTLAESFSRSTGFPLLSTIMIQVLGYSTPLLPYQASPIVVAMALGNVPARAGMKLCLALAVVTFLFLLPLDYGWFRLLGKL; encoded by the coding sequence ATGTCCGTCTGGCTTGCGCATCCGCTGCTCTTACCCTCCCTTATTATTCTGCTGACCATCGTGCTCTGGGCGACGTCCCTGCTGCCGGAATTCATCACGGTGCTGCTCTTTTTCGCAGTGGCGATGATAGCCAGAATCGCGCCGCCGGAAGTCCTGTTCGGCGGCTTCGCGTCATCGGCGTTCTGGCTGGTGTTCAGCGGTTTCGTGCTGGGCGTGGCCATCCGTAAAACGGGGCTTGCGGACCGGGCAGCGCGGGCGCTGTCGGCGCGGCTGACCGATTCCTGGTGGCAGATGGTGGCGAGCGTGGTGCTGCTCAGCTATGCGCTGGCGTTCGTCATGCCGTCGAACATGGGGCGCATCGCGCTGCTGATGCCCGTCGTGGCGGCGATGGCGAAACGCGCCGGTATCGAAGAAAACACCCGCGGCTGGTACGGCCTGGCGCTGGCGGTGGGCTTCGGCACGTTCCAGCTCTCCGCCACTATTCTGCCCGCCAACGTGCCCAATCTGGTGATGAGCGGCGCGGCGGAAGGCTCTTTCGGCATTCACCTTAACTATCTGCCCTATCTGCTGCTGCACACGCCAGTGCTGGGACTGCTCAAGGGCGCGGTGCTGATTGCGCTTATCTGCTGGTTCTTTCCCGGCAAGCCGCAGCCGCCGCGCGAGCTGCCCGCCGCGACGCCGATGAGCCGCGCGGAAAAACGCCTCGGCTGGCTGCTGCTGGTGGTGCTGGCGCTGTGGGTCACCGAGAGCTGGCACGGCATCGGCCCGGCGTGGACGGGCCTTGCGGCGGCGGTCATCACGCTTCTGCCGCGCGTCGGGTTTATTACCGGCGATGAGTTCGCAAGCGGCGTCAACATGCGCACCTGCATCTATGTGGCGGGCATTCTGGGGCTTGCGACCACCGTGACCCACACGGGCATCGGCAACGCGGTCGGCGCGGCGCTGATGCAGATCATGCCGCTCGATCCGGCGCGCCCCTTTACCAGTTTCGCCGCGCTCACCGGCATTACCACGGCGCTCAACTTCATCATGACCGCCAACGGCGTTCCGGCGCTCTATACCACGCTTGCGGAGAGCTTTTCGCGTAGTACCGGCTTCCCGCTGCTCTCGACCATCATGATCCAGGTGCTGGGGTATTCCACGCCGCTGTTGCCGTACCAGGCGTCGCCCATCGTGGTGGCGATGGCGCTGGGCAACGTCCCGGCGCGCGCCGGGATGAAGCTCTGCCTGGCGCTGGCGGTAGTCACTTTTCTTTTCCTGTTGCCGCTCGATTACGGCTGGTTCCGGCTGTTGGGTAAACTCTGA
- a CDS encoding sulfate ABC transporter substrate-binding protein, whose amino-acid sequence MNKWGVGITLLLASAGVLAKDVQLLNVSYDPTREFYEQYNKAFSAHWKKETGDNVVVRQSHGGSGKQATSVINGIKADVVTLALAYDVDAIAERGRIDKNWIKRLPDNSAPYTSTIVFLVRKGNPKQIKDWNDLVKPGVSVITPNPKSSGGARWNYLAAWGYALHHNNGDQAKAQDFVKALYKNVEVLDSGARGATNTFVERGIGDVLIAWENEALLAANELGKDKFEIVTPSESILAEPTVSVVDKVTQEKGTQAVAEAYLKYLYSPEGQEIAAKNFYRPRDAQIAAKYESTFPKLKLFTIDDVFGGWTKAQQTHFASGGTFDQISQR is encoded by the coding sequence ATGAACAAGTGGGGCGTGGGCATTACTTTACTGTTGGCTTCAGCAGGCGTACTGGCGAAAGACGTGCAGTTGTTAAACGTCTCTTACGATCCGACGCGCGAATTCTATGAGCAGTACAACAAAGCGTTCAGCGCGCACTGGAAAAAAGAGACCGGCGATAACGTCGTGGTCCGTCAGTCGCACGGCGGCTCCGGTAAACAGGCGACCTCGGTCATTAACGGTATTAAGGCCGATGTGGTGACGCTGGCGCTGGCCTATGACGTGGACGCCATCGCCGAACGCGGCCGCATCGATAAAAACTGGATCAAACGCCTGCCGGACAACTCCGCGCCGTACACCTCCACCATCGTGTTCCTCGTGCGTAAGGGCAACCCGAAGCAAATTAAAGACTGGAACGATCTGGTGAAGCCGGGCGTGTCGGTCATCACGCCGAACCCGAAAAGCTCCGGCGGCGCGCGCTGGAACTATCTGGCGGCCTGGGGCTACGCGCTGCATCACAACAACGGCGATCAGGCCAAAGCTCAGGATTTCGTCAAAGCGCTGTATAAAAACGTCGAAGTGCTCGATTCCGGCGCGCGCGGCGCGACCAACACCTTCGTTGAGCGCGGTATCGGCGATGTGCTGATCGCCTGGGAAAACGAAGCGCTGCTGGCCGCCAACGAGCTTGGTAAAGATAAGTTTGAAATCGTGACGCCGAGTGAATCCATCCTTGCGGAGCCGACCGTCTCGGTCGTTGATAAAGTCACGCAGGAGAAAGGCACGCAGGCGGTGGCCGAAGCCTACCTGAAATACCTCTACTCGCCGGAAGGCCAGGAGATCGCGGCGAAAAACTTCTACCGTCCGCGCGATGCGCAAATCGCGGCGAAGTATGAAAGCACCTTCCCGAAACTGAAACTCTTCACGATTGATGACGTGTTCGGCGGCTGGACCAAAGCGCAGCAAACGCACTTTGCGAGCGGCGGCACCTTCGATCAGATAAGCCAGCGTTAA
- the cpxP gene encoding cell-envelope stress modulator CpxP produces MRKVTAAVMASTLAVGALTSQAAQVPTDESWHPADMLTQRNSVQSHMFDGINLTEHQRQQMRDLMQRARHEQPPVNVSEMEAMHRLVTAENFDENAVRAQAEKMAQEQVARQVEMAKVRNQMYRLLTPEQQAVLNKKHQQRMEQFREVAQMQRQSALPLFSSSTRSNQ; encoded by the coding sequence ATGCGCAAAGTTACCGCCGCCGTCATGGCCTCAACGCTGGCTGTCGGTGCGTTAACCAGCCAGGCGGCACAGGTCCCGACGGACGAAAGCTGGCATCCAGCGGACATGCTGACGCAGCGCAACAGTGTGCAAAGCCATATGTTTGACGGCATTAACTTAACAGAGCATCAGCGCCAGCAAATGCGCGATTTGATGCAGCGAGCGCGACATGAGCAGCCCCCTGTTAATGTTAGCGAAATGGAGGCCATGCACAGGCTGGTCACCGCAGAAAATTTTGATGAAAACGCTGTGCGCGCCCAGGCGGAAAAAATGGCCCAGGAGCAAGTGGCTCGCCAGGTTGAAATGGCGAAGGTGAGAAACCAGATGTATCGCCTGTTAACGCCCGAGCAGCAAGCGGTTTTGAACAAGAAACACCAGCAACGCATGGAACAGTTCCGTGAGGTTGCGCAAATGCAGCGCCAGTCTGCGCTGCCGCTCTTTAGTAGCAGTACCCGTAGTAACCAGTAA
- the pfkA gene encoding 6-phosphofructokinase: MIKKIGVLTSGGDAPGMNAAIRGVVRAALTEGLEVFGVYDGYLGLYEDRMIQLDRYSVSDMINRGGTFLGSARFPEFREEHIRAVAIENMKKRGLDALVVIGGDGSYMGAKRLTEMGFPCIGLPGTIDNDVAGTDYTIGYFTALHTVVEAIDRLRDTSSSHQRISIVEVMGRYCGDLTLAAAIAGGCEFIVLPEVEFNREDLVSEIKAGIAKGKKHAIVAITEHICDIDELAKYIETETKRETRATVLGHIQRGGSPVPYDRILASRMGAYAIELLLQGYGGRCVGIQNEKMVHHDIIDAIENMKRPFKGDWLDCAKKLY, from the coding sequence ATGATTAAGAAAATCGGTGTGTTGACGAGTGGCGGTGATGCGCCAGGCATGAACGCCGCCATCCGCGGTGTGGTCCGTGCGGCGTTGACAGAAGGTCTGGAAGTGTTCGGCGTGTACGACGGCTATCTTGGCCTGTATGAAGACCGCATGATCCAGCTCGACCGCTACAGCGTTTCCGACATGATCAACCGCGGCGGCACCTTCCTCGGTTCCGCGCGCTTCCCGGAATTCCGCGAAGAACATATCCGCGCCGTGGCTATCGAGAACATGAAGAAACGCGGCCTCGATGCGCTGGTGGTGATCGGCGGCGACGGCTCCTACATGGGCGCCAAACGCCTGACCGAAATGGGCTTCCCGTGCATTGGTCTGCCGGGCACCATCGATAACGACGTGGCGGGCACCGATTACACCATCGGCTACTTCACCGCGCTGCACACCGTGGTTGAGGCGATTGACCGCCTGCGCGACACCTCCTCTTCGCACCAGCGTATTTCTATCGTCGAAGTCATGGGCCGCTACTGCGGCGATCTGACCCTGGCGGCAGCCATCGCCGGCGGTTGCGAATTTATCGTTCTGCCGGAAGTCGAGTTCAACCGCGAAGATCTGGTCTCTGAAATCAAAGCGGGCATCGCGAAAGGCAAAAAACACGCTATCGTTGCGATCACCGAGCACATCTGCGACATCGACGAGCTGGCGAAATACATCGAAACCGAAACCAAGCGCGAAACCCGCGCCACCGTTCTCGGCCACATCCAGCGCGGCGGCTCGCCGGTGCCTTATGACCGCATCCTGGCCTCCCGCATGGGCGCTTACGCCATTGAACTGCTGCTGCAGGGCTACGGCGGCCGCTGCGTCGGCATTCAGAACGAAAAAATGGTGCATCACGACATCATCGACGCTATCGAAAACATGAAGCGTCCGTTCAAAGGCGACTGGCTGGACTGCGCGAAAAAGCTCTACTAA
- a CDS encoding CDP-diacylglycerol diphosphatase, with translation MKRTLYLTVTLIAVLALAALVAWRYFLPSDPDVLRRIVTQQCLPGERERQDPAPCAQVNLPAGYAVLKDINGPLQYLLMPLWKINGIESPLLLSDNTPNFFWQAWQARRWMSEKRGGPVPDSAVSLAINSTMGRTQNHLHIHISCLRPDVRAQLDAAMNGIGSRWQPFPGSLRGHDYLARRITGEELSRRSPFLMLAEEVPQAREHMGRYSLALALLKDGSFVLLATHRQLLQLNLAHSEELQDHDCALLHEGTP, from the coding sequence ATGAAGCGAACGCTGTATCTCACCGTCACGCTTATTGCCGTACTGGCGCTGGCCGCGCTGGTGGCGTGGCGTTATTTCCTGCCGAGCGATCCGGACGTGCTAAGGCGCATCGTGACGCAGCAGTGCCTGCCCGGCGAGCGAGAACGCCAGGATCCAGCCCCCTGCGCCCAGGTGAATCTCCCTGCGGGTTACGCCGTGCTGAAAGATATCAACGGCCCGCTGCAATACCTGCTGATGCCGCTGTGGAAAATCAACGGCATCGAAAGCCCGCTTTTGCTCTCCGATAACACGCCCAACTTTTTCTGGCAGGCGTGGCAGGCGCGCCGCTGGATGAGCGAAAAGCGCGGCGGTCCGGTGCCCGACAGCGCGGTTTCACTGGCCATCAACTCCACAATGGGCCGCACCCAGAACCATCTGCACATTCACATCTCCTGCCTGCGCCCGGACGTGCGCGCGCAGCTTGACGCCGCGATGAACGGCATCGGCAGCCGTTGGCAGCCGTTTCCGGGGAGTCTTCGCGGTCACGACTATTTAGCGCGCCGTATTACCGGCGAAGAGCTGTCGCGCCGTTCGCCGTTTCTGATGCTGGCGGAAGAGGTGCCGCAGGCGCGCGAGCACATGGGGCGCTACTCGCTGGCGCTGGCGCTGCTTAAAGATGGCTCGTTTGTCCTGCTCGCCACGCATCGTCAGCTTCTGCAACTGAACCTGGCGCACAGCGAAGAGCTTCAGGATCACGACTGCGCGCTGCTTCACGAAGGCACGCCATAA
- the fieF gene encoding CDF family cation-efflux transporter FieF (FieF, a metal efflux transporter, is a member of the CDF (cation diffusion facilitator) family of transporters.) produces MNHDYARLVSRAALAATLVATLLLIIKIFAWWYTGSVSILAALVDSLVDIAASLTNLLVVRYSLQPADKEHTFGHGKAESLAALAQSMFISGSALFLFLTGIQHLVEPEPMRAPLVGIVVTVAALVTTLMLVTFQRWVVRKTRSQAVRADMLHYQSDVMMNTAILVALALSWYGLHRADALFALGIGVWILYSALRMGYEAVQSLLDRALPDDERQAIVDIIAAWPGVRGAHDLRTRQSGPTRFIQLHLEMEDNLPLVQAHLIAEQVEQAILFRFPGSDVIIHQDPCSVVPRFQQGQFER; encoded by the coding sequence ATGAATCATGACTATGCCCGTCTGGTAAGTCGGGCGGCGCTCGCCGCAACGCTTGTGGCAACCTTACTGCTGATCATCAAAATCTTCGCCTGGTGGTATACCGGGTCGGTCAGTATTCTCGCCGCCCTTGTGGATTCTCTGGTGGATATCGCCGCGTCGCTGACCAATCTTTTAGTGGTGCGCTATTCGCTTCAGCCTGCCGATAAAGAACATACGTTTGGTCACGGAAAGGCGGAATCGCTGGCGGCGCTCGCGCAAAGCATGTTTATTTCCGGCTCGGCGCTGTTTCTTTTCCTGACCGGCATTCAGCACCTGGTCGAGCCTGAGCCCATGCGCGCGCCGCTGGTCGGGATTGTCGTGACGGTGGCGGCGCTCGTCACCACGCTGATGTTAGTCACCTTCCAGCGCTGGGTAGTGCGTAAAACGCGCAGCCAGGCGGTGCGGGCGGATATGCTTCATTATCAGTCTGATGTTATGATGAACACCGCTATTCTGGTGGCGCTGGCCCTCTCATGGTATGGCCTGCACCGCGCCGACGCGCTGTTCGCGCTCGGGATTGGCGTCTGGATTTTATACAGTGCGTTACGGATGGGCTATGAAGCGGTACAGTCGCTGCTCGACCGGGCTCTGCCCGATGACGAGCGCCAGGCGATTGTCGACATTATCGCCGCCTGGCCAGGCGTTCGTGGCGCGCACGATCTACGTACGCGGCAGTCAGGGCCGACCCGCTTTATCCAGCTTCATCTCGAAATGGAAGACAACTTGCCGCTCGTTCAGGCGCATCTTATCGCCGAACAGGTGGAGCAGGCGATCCTGTTCCGGTTTCCGGGGTCGGACGTCATTATTCATCAGGACCCATGCTCAGTGGTCCCGCGTTTCCAGCAGGGGCAATTTGAGCGTTAA